The window AAGATCCTCAAAGGTGATTCTGATCTGTCTGTAACTTTTATAATGTTTACGTGAAATGAATTTGACTCTTTACTCGTGGAAGGTCAAGAAGCATTTATTTCCTCCTGAGGAAACCACAGCAGGTTTGTTGATGATAAAATGGAGCCTAATAGAAAATATGTCCTGACTGAGCTGTGtccacagagacagaagagacagaagacgagagagcagagacagaagacGAGAGCAGAGATTCATCGAGCAGAGAAAGTCCCTCAGGTTCAACAGGTgctgctttagactctgttcTATTGTGTATCttaaattgtatatatttttacatttgtttaaattcTATTAATCCATCGAATGTAGAGGAACATGAAGAGGACGGAGAAGGACGTCCCCAGGTGCATTTAGAGACAAGATCCCTCCCACACAGAGTCCTCAGAGTGGAGTGTGGGAATGTCACGGGTTTACTCCACACGAAACGCTTTGCCTCAGGTAACGAGCTcgttgtgtttgtgtcacttCCTGCCGTGTGGCGCCGCTGACGGTGCGTTTACCATCAGGCACATGTGGGCGGAGCATCCGCACTGAGACCAGATGGATGACCCCAGTGAACTTTGTGAAGGAGGCGTCGTGTCAGACAGATGTTTCATGGAAGCTGCAAATAAAGTGTGAAGGAAAAGCACTGGGAGAGTTAGTAAaggtctgtttatttatttatttatttatttatttatttaaaaaagggacaatgcacattaatcaacattacaaaaaatgtaaatgtgcccgagttaAACTACAGCAGTGTAATAATAAACTACAGCAGTGTAATAATAAACTACAGCAGTGAAATAATAAACTACAGCAGTGTAATAATAAACTACAGCAGTGAAATAATAAACTACAGCAGTGAAATAATAAACTACAGTGTAATAATAAACTACAGTGTAATAATAAACTACAGCAGTGAAATAATAAACTACAGCAGTGTAATAATAAACTACAGTGTAATAATAAACTACAGCAGTGAAATAATAAACTACAGTGTAATAATAAACTACAGCAGTGTAATAATAAACTACAGCAGTGAAATAATAAACTACAGTGTAATAATAAACTACAGTGTAATAATAAACTACAGCAGTGTAATAATAAACTACAGCAGTGAAATAATAAACTACAGCAGTGTGTTGTTTCTATCATTATGTCATTGCAGGACAGGGTTGTGGACGTTCACTCTCTGCTGTGTAATTGTTGCCTTTGTCTTCCAGATAGTAAAGATTTGGTGAGTCAACGATGTCACTTTAGAATCTTATTGTTTAAGTTTAACTTGTTTAATTCACAGCCAAATATGACAAACCTTTGAGCTCTTCATCTGCAGAGAGAGTTCTTTATAGTTCTTTATAGTTCTTTATAGTTCTTTATAGTTCTTTATAGTTCACTTTATAGTTCTTTATAGTTCTTTATAGTTCTTTATAGTTCTTTATAGTTCTTTATAGTTCTTCATAGTTCTTTATAGTTCTTTGTAGTTCTTTGTAGTTCTTTATAGTTCTTTATAGTTCACTTTATAGTTCTTTATAGTTCTTTATAGTTCTTTATAGTTCACTTTATAGTTCTTTATAGTTCTTTATAGTTCTTTATAGTTCTTTATAGTTCACTTTATAGTTCACTTTATAGTTCTTTATAGTTCTTTATAGTTCTTTATAGTTCACTGTGCCAAACAGTGtcgctctgtgtctctgcaggaCAACGAGAAGAACGATGACGAGTGCTGGATCTGCCGCGGAGAAGGAACAGAAGGAGAATCGTTGGTGGAGTGTGACGAGTGTCCTCGCTCCTTCCATCAGAAATGTCACTTGCCTCATGTCCCAGACGCTCTGCTGGAGTAAGATCCATGAGACTCTCCCTGATGCTTCAGATTCACTGACGCTGCTTTAATCGTGTCTCTGCAGGGACAGCAGCCCCTGGATATGCACCCCCTGTGTCCTCTTCCATACTCTGGAGCTGTACCCGGAGCTGCACATGGACGCCGCCCTGTCCGGTCTCGTATCAGCTCACATGTTGGTCAGAAGACACTGTCTCTTTTACCTGGACTGTCCATGTTCTTCACTGAGTCTGTCCTGTGTCCACAGCACTGTCAGTATCTGCTGCTGGGACTCTACAGGGACGACGAGGACTGTCTCTTTAAATCTGACCCGTGTCATCTCCCAGAATACACCAGGGTGATCCGCACACCCATGAGTCTGGACCAGGTCACAGACAAACTCCAGAGGGACAGATACGAGACAGTGGGACAGTTTGTGTCCGACATCCAGCTCATTTTCTCCAACTGTGCGTCGTATAATCGGGTACGTTTGTTTATTGGGCACATGGTTCTCTCTGGATCCAGTTAAACAAAAATGTCCTTTTTCTGCAGGATAATCCTGAGTTTCTTTCCGTCGGTGCGACATTAAAAGAATCTTTTGAAAAAGAATTGAACACAGTGTTTAAGATTCAACCCTCGtcctcagaatcagaatcagaatcattaGTTTTATTCATCCCTGAAGCGGAAATTCAGTTTCTCTCAGACGTGAGCagcaaataaaacttcaaaacttTACTTATCAACTAAACcccaagtaaaaataaaataacttataACTACATCATAACTtaacttaataataaaatatattattatatttcccTCACAGCAGATTTACAGATTTATGCACAATTTTACAAATCGACATAAATCAACAGATTcatgaaagtttatctgaaaaGGCAGAAAACATTTCTGTCCCTCAGAGTGAGACAAACCAGACAACTGCCCAGGGGACAGAGGACCTCAGAGGACCTCAGGGCCTCAGAGGACCTCGGGGCCTCAGAGGACCTCAGAGGACCTCGGGGCCTCAGAGGACCTCAGAGGACCTCGGGGCCTCAGAGGACCTCAGAGGACCTCGGGGCCTCAGAGGACCTCAGAGGACCTCGGGGCCTCAGAGGACCTCAGAGGACCTCGGGGCCTCAGAGGACCTCAGAGGACCTCGGGGCCTCAGAGGGGCCTCTGATTTTTTCTGGACACTTTACAATTAATGTTTTTAggccaatgttttgtttttgtgttgtttttttaaatgtgggatggatctgtgtgtactgtaaaaaacaaatacacataaatgtaatgtttattgAACATATGTCTTTTAATAAATACTGTCatacaaaacatgtacaaatgttTGAACATGTCTGTGATGAGTTCATGTCCTGAGTCTTTGGCGTTTGCAGAAAACATTTTGTGGTTAAAAGTGCATAAATTCAGTCCTTATACTGTCCATCCGTCCCTGTCATTTGTCCACTCTCGTGTCCACTCTCGTGTCCACTCTCGTGTCCACTGCAGTGCGTGTGCAGCTGACGTCAGTGGCACAGTTGCAGCAGTGCGCAGAGAGCTGCGCAGTCGCTCTGCGCATCCGAAGGCTGAGGACAGCCATTTCTCTTCTCAGAAAAACACTGAAGATAGCTCGACTGTGCGCCGTGAGGAAACACTTTGAACTGTGTAGTGTTGAAGTGAAATATACTCCAAGCAGAAGTATTATTCACGGACTGACATCCGCCATCTCCAAACTTTCTCCCAAATCTCCACCTGCGCAGCGAAGGACGCGCGGCTCCTGTTTGTGCGGGAGACATGGATCCCGCACAGGGACCCGCCACCGACCACCCCGCCTCGACAAACAGCCTGGTCctcgaggaggaggaggacgtgaAGCCATTTGCAGCGGCCGTGAGCAGCCAGGAGCCGCCTGCGCCCTGCGGCGTGAGcgcagagggaggggggcagtGTGCGGAGGAACAGCACCAGAACAGCGCCCCCCTGCTGCTGTGTGAGTGCATCACACCtcagcacagacacacaccggacacactacacacaactcacacaccacagacacacaccagaCACACCGGACACACAACCTCACACACTATAGACACACATcagacacacacctcacacacaccagacacacacctcagcacagacacacaccggacacactacacacaacagacacacaccagacacaccggacacacaacagacacacaacagacacactacacacaacagacacacacctcacacacaccagacacacacctcagcacagacacacaccggaGACACCGGACACACAACCTCACACACTATAGACACACTACAGacacacaccacagacacacaccagacacacacctcagcacagacacacacctcacacactacagacacacaccagacacacacttcacacaccagacacacacctcacacaccacagacacacacctcacacaccacagacacacacctcacacactacagacacacaccagacacacacctcacaccacagacacacacctcacacatcagacacacacctcacacacctcacacacaatTTCACACACCACAGATACACcagacacacacctcacacacctggatataagccacacacacctgtatgtctgtgtcttaatctttgtgttttttttagaccCTGTAAACACAGAACGCTTCTTCACCACAGCCGCAGATGGAAAGACTTACCTGAAGATCGCTCCAGGTACTAAACCTTTAACCTGCTCCATGTCCTGGGACAGACTCTAAGCACAATCAACATCCAGTTTATACTCAGtccagttttattattattttattttcccttCATCCGTGGCTCCTGTTCCAGTCTAGAATCATCTAAAATACTAAAGTGTGATCTTTTCATCATTCTAGTTCTGTTCTCCGCACACAGGCTAATAGTTTTGTCTTGAGTCCCACCTGTCGCTGACTCCTCTCTGTGTTGTAGCCGCTGGGATGTCCTCTGTCCCGTCGGA of the Periophthalmus magnuspinnatus isolate fPerMag1 chromosome 8, fPerMag1.2.pri, whole genome shotgun sequence genome contains:
- the LOC117374944 gene encoding uncharacterized protein LOC117374944 isoform X2 translates to MDPLDFLEEKELLGFLRLNKTNLSLMDKPKTFVRQLRDFNLISTDQLSKINRMKSNERIKDAVYDVLEFIETKRPERIKRFWTCAFKEPILSLYPTLRMLRHSLIDGSYACESALLEDVHHEDKDDTEGQKTEDELEVKKAGKKRKKTTDDGDGDVDDERPSMSTQVTPRLRKKCKKLCFSPPLKKGEKGEIWTWGFYKVQLPVTCGDLEGILHRDRLSRGEKCILVKSRWFTPSEFEQLAGKEANKNWKLSIRCKETPLGKLIKEGHLTTVGYKRSSKVKKHLFPPEETTAEETEDERAETEDESRDSSSRESPSGSTEEHEEDGEGRPQVHLETRSLPHRVLRVECGNVTGLLHTKRFASGTCGRSIRTETRWMTPVNFVKEASCQTDVSWKLQIKCEGKALGELVKDRVVDVHSLLCNCCLCLPDSKDLDNEKNDDECWICRGEGTEGESLVECDECPRSFHQKCHLPHVPDALLEDSSPWICTPCVLFHTLELYPELHMDAALSGLVSAHMLHCQYLLLGLYRDDEDCLFKSDPCHLPEYTRVIRTPMSLDQVTDKLQRDRYETVGQFVSDIQLIFSNCASYNRDNPEFLSVGATLKESFEKELNTVFKIQPSSSESESESLVLFIPEAEIQFLSDVSSK
- the LOC117374944 gene encoding nuclear body protein SP140-like protein isoform X1, giving the protein MDPLDFLEEKELLGFLRLNKTNLSLMDKPKTFVRQLRDFNLISTDQLSKINRMKSNERIKDAVYDVLEFIETKRPERIKRFWTCAFKEPILSLYPTLRMLRHSLIDGSYACESALLEDVHHEDKDDTEGQKTEDELEVKKAGKKRKKTTDDGDGDVDDERPSMSTQVTPRLRKKCKKLCFSPPLKKGEKGEIWTWGFYKVQLPVTCGDLEGILHRDRLSRGEKCILVKSRWFTPSEFEQLAGKEANKNWKLSIRCKETPLGKLIKEGHLTTVGYKRSSKVKKHLFPPEETTAETEETEDERAETEDESRDSSSRESPSGSTEEHEEDGEGRPQVHLETRSLPHRVLRVECGNVTGLLHTKRFASGTCGRSIRTETRWMTPVNFVKEASCQTDVSWKLQIKCEGKALGELVKDRVVDVHSLLCNCCLCLPDSKDLDNEKNDDECWICRGEGTEGESLVECDECPRSFHQKCHLPHVPDALLEDSSPWICTPCVLFHTLELYPELHMDAALSGLVSAHMLHCQYLLLGLYRDDEDCLFKSDPCHLPEYTRVIRTPMSLDQVTDKLQRDRYETVGQFVSDIQLIFSNCASYNRDNPEFLSVGATLKESFEKELNTVFKIQPSSSESESESLVLFIPEAEIQFLSDVSSK
- the LOC117374944 gene encoding uncharacterized protein LOC117374944 isoform X3, translated to MDPLDFLEEKELLGFLRLNKTNLSLMDKPKTFVRQLRDFNLISTDQLSKINRMKSNERIKDAVYDVLEFIETKRPERIKRFWTCAFKEPILSLYPTLRMLRHSLIDGSYACESALLEDVHHEDKDDTEGQKTEDELEVKKAGKKRKKTTDDGDGDVDDERPSMSTQVTPRLRKKCKKLCFSPPLKKGEKGEIWTWGFYKVQLPVTCGDLEGILHRDRLSRGEKCILVKSRWFTPSEFEQLAGKEANKNWKLSIRCKETPLGKLIKEGHLTTVGYKRSSKVKKHLFPPEETTAGLAETEDESRDSSSRESPSGSTEEHEEDGEGRPQVHLETRSLPHRVLRVECGNVTGLLHTKRFASGTCGRSIRTETRWMTPVNFVKEASCQTDVSWKLQIKCEGKALGELVKDRVVDVHSLLCNCCLCLPDSKDLDNEKNDDECWICRGEGTEGESLVECDECPRSFHQKCHLPHVPDALLEDSSPWICTPCVLFHTLELYPELHMDAALSGLVSAHMLHCQYLLLGLYRDDEDCLFKSDPCHLPEYTRVIRTPMSLDQVTDKLQRDRYETVGQFVSDIQLIFSNCASYNRDNPEFLSVGATLKESFEKELNTVFKIQPSSSESESESLVLFIPEAEIQFLSDVSSK